The Streptomyces kanamyceticus DNA segment GCTCACCTCCGTGCGCCAGCCCGCCGTCACCATGGGCGCGATGGCGGCGGAACTGCTCATGGAGGAGACCGAGTCGGGGGACCCGGCGGCGCACGAGCACCGCCGCGTGGTGTTCACACCCGAGCTCGTCGTACGACGCTCCAGCCTGCCGGGCCGCTGACCGCACGCCCCCCGGCCTGCCGTCGCGGCACGTGTGCTGAACTGGGGCGACCGTCCCGTGTCCGCGACGTCGCCCCGCGCGACCTGGCCCAGGAGCCGCATTGACCGCCACGTACCGCCAGCCCGGAGTCGTCCTCACCGACCGCCGTTTCCGCGTGCCACTGGATCACGACGCACCGGCGGGGGAGCGGATCGAGGTCTACGCGCGCGAGGTGGTGTCCACCGCCCCGGGCGGCGCGGAACTGCCGTGGCTGGTGTACCTCACGGGCGGCCCCGGCTTCGGCGCGACCCGCTTCAACGGCAAGGAGTCCTGGCTCGGCCGCGCCCTGGAGGACTTCCGGGTGCTCCTGATCGACCAGCGCGGCACCGGCGGTTCCACGCCCGCCAACCGGCAGACGCTCCCGCTGCGCGGCGGACCCCGCGAACAGGCCGACTACCTGGCGCACTTCCGCGCCGACTCCATCGTGCGCGACTGCGAGGCGATCCGCCCCGAGGTGACCGGCGGCGCCCCCTGGACCGTCCTCGGGCAGAGCTTCGGCGGATTCTGCGTGACGCACTACCTCTCGTACGCCCCCGAAGGCCTGCACACCGCGCTCATCACCGGCGGTCTGCCCACGCTCGAAGGCCACGCGGACGACGTGTACCGCGCCGCCTACCCGCGGATGGAGCGCAAGAGTGCCGCGCACTACGCCCGTTACCCGCAGGACGTCGAGCGTGCCAGGGAGATCGCCGAGTACCTCGCCGAGCACGAGCAGGTCCTGCCCGGCGGCTACCGGCTGACCGTCCCGGCCTTCCAGTCGCTCGGCATCCTGCTGGGCGCGAGCAGCGGCAGCCACCGGCTGCACTACCTCATCGAGGACGCGTTCGTACGGACTCCGTCGGGGCCCGTGCTCTCCGACGCCTTCCAGGAGAACGTCCTTTCGGTCCTCAGTTACGCGGCGGGCCCGCTCTACGCCGTCCTGCACGAGGCGGTCTACGGCCAGGGCGAGCGGCCCACGGACTGGTCCGCGGAGCGCGTGCGCGGCGAGTTCCCGCGGTTCGACGCGGGCAAGAGCCTGGCGGACAACGCGCCGCTGCTCTTCACCGGCGAGGCCGTGCAGCGCTGGATGTTCGACAGCGACCCGGCCCTTCGCCCGCTGCGCGAGACGGCCGAGTTGCTCGCCGCGCGCACCGACTGGCCGCGCCTGTACGACCCGGAGCGGCTCGCGGCCAACGAGGTGCCCGTGGCCGCGGCGATCTACCACGACGACATGTACGTCGACACGGACCACTCCCTGGCCACCGCCCGCGCCATCCGGGGCCTGCGCACCTGGGTCACCGACGAGTTCGAGCACGACGGGCTCAGGGCCGAGGGGCCCCGGGTGCTCGACCGGCTGCTCGCGCTCGCCCGCGGGGACGCGTGACGCACGCGCCGCTCCCGGTGCCGCCCCTGGCCGTCCGCCAGGGGCAGGCGCCCCGAGCCCTGCCCGTTGTCGGACCCCGGCGCTAGGCTGAGGATCATGACCGAGCCGCAGACTTCCGCACCGCACGCGCACCTCACGCCCATGCCCGAGGACTGGCAGCGCGCGCTCGCCGTCGTCGCCCACCCGGACGACCTGGAGTACGGCTGCTCGGCCGCGATAGCCGGCTGGACCGACGGCGGGCGCGAGATCGCCTACCTCCTGGCGAGCCGCGGCGAGGCGGGCATCGACACCGTCGACCCGGCCACCTGCGGGCCGCTGCGCGAGCGCGAGCAGCAGGCGAGCGCGGCCGTCGTCGGCGTGCGGACCGTGGAGTTCCTCGACCACAAGGACGGCGTGATCGAGTACGGCACGGCGCTGCGCCGCGACATCGCCGCCGCGATCCGCAGGCACCGGCCCGAGCTCGTCATCACGCTCAACCACCGTGACACCTGGGGCGGCGTCGCCTGGAACACCCCCGACCACGTGGCGGTCGGCCGCGCCACGCTCGACGCGGCGTCCGACGCGGGCAACCGCTGGATCTTCCCCGAGCTGATAGCGGAGCAGGGCCTCGAACCGTGGAACGGCGTGCGGTGGGTCGCCGTCGCCGGGTCCGCGTCGCCGACCCACGCGGCGGACGCCACGGCCGGGCTCGAGCGCTCCGTGCTCTCCCTGCTCGAACACCGCACCTACATCGAGGCGTTGACGGACGAGGACCCGGAGACGTACTGCAGGACGTTCCTCCTGGGCAACGCGCAGTCGGTGGCGTCGCGCTTCGGCGGGCGGCCCGCGGTGCCGTTCGAGGTCTTCAGCCGGTAGGCCGCCGCCCCTACTCTGACGGGTCATCAGAAATGTATGACCGTGGAGGAGTTGGGGCCCGATGATCGACACGATCGGCACGGACATCCCGGACGGTGAGGAGCGGCTGCGCCTCGACGTCGAGGACGGCCTCGGCATCCTCACGCTCTGCCGCCCGCGCAAGCTCAACGCGTGGAGCTGGGAGTCCACCCGGCAGCTCGGCCTGTTCGCCGACCGGATCCGCTTCGACGACTCGATCAGGGCGGTGCTCCTTCGCGCCGAGGGCAGGGCGTTCTGCGCGGGCATCGACATCACGGCACCGGGCGGCGCGATCACGGGCCGTTCCGGCGCCGAGCGCGCCCGCAACTACTACGAGGCGATGCGCTGGGTCCACGAGCGCTTCCGCACCTTCGCCGAGCTGCCGCAGCCGATCGTCGCTGCCGTGCAGGGGTACTGCCTCGGCTTCGGCTTCGAGCTCGCGCTGATGGCGGACGTGCGGATCGCCGCCGACGACGCGGTGTTCGCCCTGCCCGAGGCGCGGCTCGGCGTCGCCGTGGACGCGGGCGGCGATCTGCGCATCGCGCGCGAGGCGGGCGCGGGCTGGGCCAAGCTGCTCGCGCTCACCGGCCGCCGCGTCGACGCGCCGACGGCCGAGCGGCTACGCCTGCTCCAACAGGTCGTGCCCGTCGGCGAGTTGGCGAAGACCGCCCGCGCGGTGGCGGCCGAGATCGCCGCGAACGCGCCGCTCGCCGTGCAGGGCGTCAAGCGTGGCATCGACGCGTACGCGGACGCGGGGATGGCGGGGGCGCTCGACCGGGTCGCGATGAACGCGGCGATCACGCTCACGTCGGAGGACTCCCGTGAGGGGTACGGGGCGAAGGGGGCGGGGCGGTCGGCCGTGTTCGAGGGGAAGTAGGGGGAACGGGTGTGAGCGGCCGGGGCGCGGCGGGTCACTCGGCGAACGGGCCACGCCCCAGCTGCTCGCGGACCGTCACCACGGGCGGGCTCACCAGGGCGCGGCGCTGCCAGTTGGCGCCGTCGACGACCAGCGTGTGGCCGGTGATGAAGCGGGCGTAGGGCGAGGCGAGGAAGGTGGCGGCCCAGCCGAGTTCGCGCGGCCGGCCGACGCGCAGAGCGGGCTGCCGGGCGTCCTTGTCGTGGGCGCGGTCGAGATTGCCGCGGATGTCCTCGGTCATGTCGTCGTGCGGCATCAGGCCAGGCACCAGGCCGTTGACCTGGATGCCGTACGGCCCCCACTCCACCGCGAGGCTCTCCACCAGGCTCTTCACGCCCGCCTTGGCCGCGGCGCTGTGCGCGAAGCCGGGGCCGCCCGTCCAGGCGTAGGAGGCGCCGACGTTGATGACCGAGCCGGGGGTGCGTGCGGCGAGGTGGCGGCGGCCGAACTCCCGCGTCATGTAGAACGTGCCGTTGAGCGTGGCGTCCACCACCGAGCGCCACGCGTTGGGGGACATGTCCTCCGAGGGGACGGGGAAGTTGGCGGCCGCGTTGTTCACCAGGACGTCCGGCAGGCCGTGGGCTTCCTCGGCCGCGTCGAAGACCTCGGCGACGCGCAGCGGGTCGCGGATGTCGCACGCGGCGGCCGTCACCCGCCCGCCCAGCGCCGCCAGTTCGTCCCGCGCCGCCGCGAGCCGGTCCTCCTTGCGGCTCGCGATCACCAGGTCGGCGCCGAGCCGCGCGAACTCCGCGGCGACGGCCTTGCCGAGACCGGTCCCGCCGCCGGTGACGAGTACGACCGTCCCGGCGAACGTCCCGGGCGGCAGGGCGCTCGCGCCGGGCGGGGGAGGGGAGGGCAGGCCGGGCGGCCCATCAACGGCCCGGCGGGGCACCGAGCTTGCGACACCGGCTGCGCCAGCCGCATCGGCTGCACCTGGCGTGCCCGGCGTGCCCGGCGTGCCCGCCGCACCCGCCGAGCCTGTCGTACCGGCTGTGCTCGCCGTTCCGGTGGTGCTCGCCGTTCCGGCTGTGCTCGCCGTTCCGGCTGTACGCGCCGTACCGGCCGTGTGTGCCGTGTTCGGAGTGCCTGCCACGTCCGCCGTGCCTGCCGTACCCGGCGGGCTCGCCGCGCTCGCGGTGCCTGCCGCGCCCGGCACGCCCGCCGCGCCCGCCGCGCGTGGCGCACCGGCTGTGCCCGCCGTACCGGCTGTGCCCGCCGTACCGGCTGTGCCCGCCGTACCGGCTGTGCCTGCCGCGCCTGCCGCGCCTGCCGCGCCCGCCGCGCCCGCCGCGCGTGGCGCACTGGCTGTGCCCGCCCCACCGGCCGCGCCTGCCACGCCTGCCACGCCCGCCGCGCGTGGCGCACTGGCTGTGCCCGCCCCACCGGCCGCGCCTGCCGCGCCTGCCGCGCCTGCCGCGCCCGGCGTGCCTGGCGAGCCCGCCGAGCTCACCGCTCCCTCCGCACTCACGGCCCCCGCCGCCCCCGCCGCCCCCGCCACACCCTCCGCGTGATCCGTCATCCGCGCATCCCTCCCTCGTACCCGGGCCCGTTCACGGGCCCGGGCTACTGGTGTGCGCATCGATATCGCGTACGGCTCCAAAGCTCCATGGCCTATGCACTGCTCGCACCGCTACACCGGCAGACCGTGCGCCCGCTCGCCCGTCACCGCGCGCGACACCGCCGCCTCGGCCTCCGCCGTGAACACCCCGGCCCGCCGCCGCTCCGCCGTCGCGTCGATGTCCTCCATGAGGAGCTCCGCGTTGATCGTCAGTCCGGCTCGGTAGCCCATGGCGGCCGCGTTGATGACCTGCTCCATGGCGCTCGCCGTGTTGCCGACCGCCCAGACGCCGGGGACGCTGGTGCGGCCCAGTTCGTCGGTCGCCGGGTACGGGCCGTACGGCGTGTCCTTGGTGTCGGCGCCGAGCGCCGTGAGCAGGCCGGACCGGGGCACCGGCCGCGCGGCGACGAACAGGACGGAGCGCGCTACGACGCGCCCGTCGGCGAGTCGGACCCCCGTCAGCCGGTCGTCCTCGACCTCCAGGCCCGCGACCTCCCCCTCCACCACGGAGACGCCCGCGGCGGCGAGGCGCTCCCAGTCGGCGTCCGGCACGTCCCGCACGGTGTGCAGGAAGAGCGTGACGTCCTTGGACCACTGCGTGACGAGCAGGGCCTGGTGGCTGCTGAAGGGCTCCGACGCGAGCACCCCGAAGGCCTCGT contains these protein-coding regions:
- a CDS encoding NAD(P)/FAD-dependent oxidoreductase is translated as MTRKNSSQDNAYEVVVVGGGAAGLSAALVLGRSRRRVLVVDAGEPRNAPAAHMQGYLSRDGMPPAEFLAVSRGELAQYGVDVVRDRVTAVAPDGAGAFTLSLADGAPVHARRVIVATGLVDELPELPGLAERWGHDVLHCPYCHGWEVRDEAFGVLASEPFSSHQALLVTQWSKDVTLFLHTVRDVPDADWERLAAAGVSVVEGEVAGLEVEDDRLTGVRLADGRVVARSVLFVAARPVPRSGLLTALGADTKDTPYGPYPATDELGRTSVPGVWAVGNTASAMEQVINAAAMGYRAGLTINAELLMEDIDATAERRRAGVFTAEAEAAVSRAVTGERAHGLPV
- a CDS encoding SDR family oxidoreductase, producing the protein MPRRAVDGPPGLPSPPPPGASALPPGTFAGTVVLVTGGGTGLGKAVAAEFARLGADLVIASRKEDRLAAARDELAALGGRVTAAACDIRDPLRVAEVFDAAEEAHGLPDVLVNNAAANFPVPSEDMSPNAWRSVVDATLNGTFYMTREFGRRHLAARTPGSVINVGASYAWTGGPGFAHSAAAKAGVKSLVESLAVEWGPYGIQVNGLVPGLMPHDDMTEDIRGNLDRAHDKDARQPALRVGRPRELGWAATFLASPYARFITGHTLVVDGANWQRRALVSPPVVTVREQLGRGPFAE
- a CDS encoding enoyl-CoA hydratase/isomerase family protein; this encodes MIDTIGTDIPDGEERLRLDVEDGLGILTLCRPRKLNAWSWESTRQLGLFADRIRFDDSIRAVLLRAEGRAFCAGIDITAPGGAITGRSGAERARNYYEAMRWVHERFRTFAELPQPIVAAVQGYCLGFGFELALMADVRIAADDAVFALPEARLGVAVDAGGDLRIAREAGAGWAKLLALTGRRVDAPTAERLRLLQQVVPVGELAKTARAVAAEIAANAPLAVQGVKRGIDAYADAGMAGALDRVAMNAAITLTSEDSREGYGAKGAGRSAVFEGK
- a CDS encoding alpha/beta fold hydrolase, with amino-acid sequence MTATYRQPGVVLTDRRFRVPLDHDAPAGERIEVYAREVVSTAPGGAELPWLVYLTGGPGFGATRFNGKESWLGRALEDFRVLLIDQRGTGGSTPANRQTLPLRGGPREQADYLAHFRADSIVRDCEAIRPEVTGGAPWTVLGQSFGGFCVTHYLSYAPEGLHTALITGGLPTLEGHADDVYRAAYPRMERKSAAHYARYPQDVERAREIAEYLAEHEQVLPGGYRLTVPAFQSLGILLGASSGSHRLHYLIEDAFVRTPSGPVLSDAFQENVLSVLSYAAGPLYAVLHEAVYGQGERPTDWSAERVRGEFPRFDAGKSLADNAPLLFTGEAVQRWMFDSDPALRPLRETAELLAARTDWPRLYDPERLAANEVPVAAAIYHDDMYVDTDHSLATARAIRGLRTWVTDEFEHDGLRAEGPRVLDRLLALARGDA
- a CDS encoding PIG-L deacetylase family protein, which translates into the protein MTEPQTSAPHAHLTPMPEDWQRALAVVAHPDDLEYGCSAAIAGWTDGGREIAYLLASRGEAGIDTVDPATCGPLREREQQASAAVVGVRTVEFLDHKDGVIEYGTALRRDIAAAIRRHRPELVITLNHRDTWGGVAWNTPDHVAVGRATLDAASDAGNRWIFPELIAEQGLEPWNGVRWVAVAGSASPTHAADATAGLERSVLSLLEHRTYIEALTDEDPETYCRTFLLGNAQSVASRFGGRPAVPFEVFSR